A region from the Paludicola sp. MB14-C6 genome encodes:
- a CDS encoding MFS transporter, whose translation MKLNYKRTFFIGFAFMSICAFWQLYDNAIPKMLEETFGMGETNVGIIMALDNVLALFMLPLFGALSDKTKTRFGRRTPYIVFGTILAVIFAILIPIANDTNNFILFMVALGVVLVAMSTYRSPAVALMPDLTPKPLRSKANAVINLMGAVGGIFTLIMIFVLKPTKSGTYVPVYISVAIIMVIAIAILLITVKERKIAEEVAVYDVNEKDDKNAPKEKMPKDVKMSLIFLLASIVFWFFAYNAVGTAFSRFTANVWNDTRDLYAKYLMAGTVFAILSYFPIGIISTKLGRKKVILGGIVMMTVAYFSAAFFRSVTPLAYVVFALVGIGWAAINVNSYPMVVEMSKGSDVGKYTGMYYTCSMAAQIITPIFSGFLIENTSLEYKVLFPYAVIFSALAFVTMLFVKHGDSKPEAKKDKLEYLGDAD comes from the coding sequence ATGAAGCTAAACTATAAACGAACCTTTTTTATCGGATTTGCATTTATGTCTATATGTGCATTTTGGCAGTTGTATGATAACGCAATTCCGAAGATGTTGGAAGAAACATTTGGAATGGGCGAAACAAATGTAGGTATTATAATGGCTCTTGATAATGTTTTGGCGCTTTTTATGTTACCACTATTCGGAGCATTATCTGATAAAACGAAGACCCGTTTTGGCAGAAGAACCCCTTATATTGTTTTTGGAACTATATTAGCTGTTATATTTGCTATCTTAATTCCTATTGCAAACGATACAAATAATTTTATATTATTTATGGTTGCTTTAGGTGTGGTTTTAGTTGCAATGAGTACATATCGTTCTCCCGCAGTTGCACTTATGCCGGATTTGACTCCAAAACCATTGCGCAGTAAGGCGAACGCAGTTATTAACTTAATGGGTGCAGTAGGCGGAATTTTTACGCTTATTATGATATTCGTTTTAAAACCAACTAAAAGCGGTACTTATGTACCAGTTTATATTTCAGTAGCGATTATTATGGTAATTGCGATTGCCATCTTGCTTATTACAGTCAAAGAGCGTAAGATAGCAGAAGAAGTGGCAGTTTATGATGTCAATGAAAAAGACGATAAAAATGCACCAAAAGAAAAAATGCCAAAAGATGTGAAAATGAGTTTGATATTCTTATTAGCATCTATTGTGTTTTGGTTTTTTGCTTATAACGCTGTAGGAACGGCATTCTCAAGATTTACAGCAAATGTATGGAATGATACACGTGATTTATATGCCAAATACTTAATGGCAGGTACAGTCTTTGCGATATTAAGTTATTTCCCAATTGGAATTATTTCAACGAAACTAGGAAGAAAAAAAGTAATTCTGGGTGGAATTGTAATGATGACAGTTGCTTATTTTAGTGCAGCGTTCTTTCGCTCAGTAACACCATTAGCATATGTTGTGTTTGCCCTTGTTGGAATTGGTTGGGCTGCTATTAACGTAAATTCTTATCCAATGGTAGTTGAAATGAGTAAAGGCTCCGATGTTGGAAAATATACTGGAATGTATTATACATGTTCTATGGCTGCGCAAATCATAACACCAATCTTTTCCGGATTTTTAATTGAAAACACTTCATTGGAATATAAGGTACTATTTCCTTATGCAGTAATTTTCTCAGCATTAGCATTTGTCACAATGTTATTTGTTAAGCATGGTGACTCAAAGCCGGAAGCAAAGAAGGATAAATTAGAATACTTAGGAGATGCGGATTAA
- a CDS encoding glycerophosphodiester phosphodiesterase family protein, whose translation MAYVYTIIIILIILFVLYLYLIAPKKSSQAIEKFRNVHLAHRGLHGDGVPENSMKAFSLAVESGFGIELDVHKTLDDKVVVIHDSNTMRVCGVEKMIEESTYEELCELSLENTEEKIPLFKDVLTLVNGKVPLLVELKSKGSEIISCPYVVELLDSYNGDYCIESFNPLIVAWFKKNRPDIVRGQLSSKIKTVGKDTFKDKLLGFMITNLMTNFMAKPNFIAYDYRYISNLSFKLCKTIFKAPIFLWTLKGKEVQDKFEGKYFGYIFEK comes from the coding sequence ATGGCATACGTTTATACAATCATTATCATTTTAATCATTCTATTCGTTTTATATTTGTATCTTATTGCACCCAAAAAAAGTTCTCAAGCAATTGAAAAGTTTCGCAATGTCCATTTGGCACATAGAGGGCTTCATGGTGACGGTGTTCCGGAAAACAGTATGAAAGCTTTTTCCCTAGCGGTTGAAAGTGGATTCGGCATAGAATTAGATGTACATAAAACGCTCGATGATAAAGTTGTTGTTATTCATGATAGCAATACAATGAGAGTCTGCGGCGTTGAAAAGATGATTGAGGAATCAACTTATGAGGAATTGTGCGAATTGTCATTAGAAAACACAGAAGAAAAAATACCTTTATTCAAAGATGTTTTAACGTTGGTTAATGGTAAAGTTCCGTTGCTTGTTGAATTAAAAAGTAAAGGTTCAGAAATAATATCGTGCCCATATGTAGTAGAACTTTTGGATTCTTATAATGGTGATTACTGTATAGAAAGTTTTAATCCGTTAATTGTAGCTTGGTTTAAGAAAAATAGACCAGATATTGTTCGAGGCCAATTATCATCAAAAATCAAAACAGTTGGGAAAGATACTTTTAAAGATAAACTATTAGGTTTTATGATTACGAATCTAATGACCAATTTTATGGCTAAACCAAACTTTATTGCATACGATTATCGCTATATTTCGAATCTATCATTTAAACTTTGTAAAACCATATTCAAAGCACCTATTTTTCTTTGGACATTAAAGGGAAAAGAAGTACAAGATAAATTTGAAGGAAAATATTTCGGATATATCTTTGAAAAATAA
- a CDS encoding endo-beta-N-acetylglucosaminidase, translating to MQKKKAKFRFLSIFICAAMVFGVLTIQVTKVDAYTVKTNQPYFHGYHADQVLNWSPTTDPYAKYNRSRVPLATRIPAFSQTQAKPTLSTEPTFHYLAEDYEGLALKPVKYNDIYSSYLFNFWQYTDTYSSWHGAPIYGSDTDYGVINLPNPGYTDAAHRNGVLSMGCWFLPRRQGTSIAQWLTKSGNTYPLADKLVQMANYYGFDGYFINQEIGITSTQATDFKAFLTSMRNQGMHIEIYDCLNNSGSLNYQNAFNSNNNTWLKNGSTRVANSMFLNYAWSSAGLTNSANYATSLGINPLTDVLCSIEGGKYRFNPPYDPRSNLNTNGTLKCGMSQLGLPFDIPTDSNQQPQLYQKEREWWSGPNQDPTNTGRGGAYPSWDGIAHYIAERSVIGSYPFVTRFNTGHGTQFFSNGAVSSTKEWNNAGIQDILPTWQWWMTSAGTKLNADFDYTDAYEGGSSLKISGTTSSANDLRLYKTKLSVTNDVNFSITYKTGSQGTASNMKVGLIFEDAPTSFTYLDVGNTTTAGWNTKNFNLSSFAGRTIAAIGLRFESTPSNYTIKIGEIAVTNSTSSIPSTPTGFTIDNVYMGTNSAELYLSWTFNQTGVWYYNVKRVKQDGTRELLGRIYDEVYYVKSIEKEGSESTSTLELTAVGFDGRESSAATTTLTWPTTAIPAVPTGLTATSPSTSQINVTWNSSAGATGYDLLVDGSTISNVTSPYSHTGLSANSSHNYQVRAKNSAGSSAWSSQVSATTQSSTSTNIALNKTATADSYDITGHEAPKAVNGVVTGDSKWCSTQNIGSQWLKLDLGSNYNISRWVVKHAGTGGEPTSYNTKDFKLQKSADGVTWTDVDSVTGNTANITDRTVTSFNTRYVRLFITNPQTSVNYKAARIYEFELYQ from the coding sequence ATGCAAAAAAAGAAAGCAAAATTCAGGTTCTTAAGTATTTTCATTTGCGCTGCTATGGTATTTGGTGTATTGACAATTCAAGTGACAAAGGTTGACGCATATACTGTGAAAACAAACCAGCCGTACTTTCATGGGTATCATGCTGATCAAGTACTAAATTGGAGTCCTACCACAGATCCATACGCAAAATACAATCGTTCAAGGGTTCCATTAGCTACTCGTATTCCTGCTTTTTCACAAACACAAGCAAAGCCAACATTAAGTACTGAGCCTACCTTTCACTACCTTGCTGAAGATTATGAAGGCTTAGCACTAAAACCTGTTAAGTACAACGATATTTATTCTTCTTATTTATTTAACTTTTGGCAATATACCGATACCTATTCTTCTTGGCATGGTGCACCGATATATGGTTCAGATACCGACTATGGAGTTATCAACTTACCGAACCCAGGTTATACAGATGCCGCTCACAGAAACGGTGTTTTGAGTATGGGATGTTGGTTTTTGCCAAGAAGACAAGGCACATCAATTGCTCAATGGTTAACAAAAAGCGGAAATACCTACCCGCTGGCTGATAAACTAGTTCAAATGGCTAATTATTATGGATTTGACGGATATTTTATTAATCAGGAAATAGGAATAACCTCAACACAAGCTACTGACTTTAAAGCTTTTTTAACTTCTATGAGAAATCAAGGAATGCATATTGAAATATATGATTGTTTAAATAACAGTGGCTCATTAAACTATCAAAATGCATTTAATAGCAACAATAATACTTGGCTTAAAAATGGTTCAACCAGAGTTGCAAATTCAATGTTTCTCAACTATGCTTGGTCAAGTGCTGGGCTTACAAATTCAGCTAATTATGCAACTTCATTAGGCATCAATCCATTAACCGATGTACTTTGTAGTATTGAAGGTGGAAAATACAGATTTAATCCTCCTTACGATCCACGCTCAAACCTAAATACAAACGGAACACTAAAATGTGGTATGAGTCAGCTTGGCCTTCCGTTCGATATTCCAACCGATTCAAACCAGCAACCACAGCTGTACCAAAAGGAAAGAGAATGGTGGTCTGGTCCTAATCAAGATCCAACTAATACAGGACGTGGTGGAGCTTATCCAAGCTGGGATGGTATTGCACATTATATTGCTGAAAGATCAGTTATAGGCTCTTATCCTTTCGTTACACGGTTTAACACAGGTCATGGAACACAATTTTTCAGCAACGGAGCTGTTTCCAGTACGAAAGAATGGAATAATGCGGGTATTCAAGATATTCTTCCTACTTGGCAATGGTGGATGACTAGTGCAGGCACTAAATTGAATGCTGATTTTGACTACACTGATGCTTATGAAGGCGGAAGTAGTTTGAAAATTTCAGGCACAACAAGTTCTGCTAATGACTTAAGACTCTATAAAACAAAATTGAGCGTTACGAACGATGTTAACTTCTCTATTACCTATAAAACTGGTTCACAAGGTACAGCATCTAACATGAAAGTTGGTTTAATATTTGAAGATGCACCTACTTCTTTCACCTATCTTGATGTTGGCAATACAACAACAGCAGGATGGAATACTAAAAACTTCAATTTATCAAGTTTTGCAGGACGGACAATTGCAGCTATTGGACTTCGATTTGAATCAACCCCTTCAAACTACACTATTAAAATCGGTGAAATAGCAGTTACAAATTCAACATCATCTATTCCTTCAACACCTACCGGTTTTACTATAGATAATGTATATATGGGTACGAATTCAGCAGAGCTTTATTTATCTTGGACCTTTAATCAAACAGGCGTTTGGTATTATAACGTTAAAAGAGTAAAACAAGATGGTACAAGAGAATTATTAGGAAGAATATATGATGAAGTATACTATGTAAAATCAATTGAAAAAGAAGGTAGTGAATCTACATCTACTCTTGAATTAACCGCAGTAGGCTTTGACGGTAGAGAAAGTTCAGCAGCTACTACGACTTTAACATGGCCAACAACCGCTATTCCTGCTGTTCCTACGGGTCTTACTGCAACATCACCTAGCACATCACAAATTAACGTAACATGGAATTCTTCAGCAGGAGCCACTGGTTATGATTTATTGGTTGATGGCTCAACAATCAGCAATGTAACAAGTCCATATTCACATACAGGACTGTCCGCAAATTCCAGCCATAACTATCAAGTTAGAGCTAAAAATTCAGCCGGTTCCAGTGCGTGGAGCTCACAAGTTAGCGCAACCACACAATCGAGCACTTCAACTAACATTGCGCTAAATAAAACCGCTACTGCCGATTCCTATGATATTACAGGGCATGAAGCACCAAAAGCAGTAAATGGAGTTGTAACAGGCGATAGCAAGTGGTGCTCTACACAAAATATTGGTTCTCAATGGCTCAAACTGGATTTAGGCTCCAATTACAATATCAGTCGTTGGGTAGTTAAACATGCCGGCACAGGTGGTGAGCCAACTTCCTACAATACAAAAGATTTCAAACTGCAAAAGAGTGCTGATGGAGTAACTTGGACTGATGTTGATTCTGTTACAGGAAACACCGCAAATATAACAGATCGAACCGTAACCTCATTTAACACAAGATATGTTCGACTTTTTATTACCAATCCACAAACTTCAGTAAATTATAAAGCTGCTCGTATCTATGAATTTGAGTTATATCAATAG
- a CDS encoding endo-beta-N-acetylglucosaminidase, giving the protein MNRKIFNKIVSLFLIVTLIASMPLFTPSVQASTIPPSRLIPNDSYAQRETLQPLGTCVQIDELKNWSPDKDPDARYNKGSIQLKNRVTGPLVNPYASTSAKVMALNKVTSESQGTETVNSYAFNYFQYLDSFNFWGGSKGRGVISIPTPERIDAAHRNGVKVTGTIFLPWGDSEFVTAAMTQLTQKDTSGKYSIADKLFEIAQYYGFDGYFINQESSISSTLATKFRDMLKYIQQNKPSNFIMQWYDSMLPNGSISYQDTINSSNIGMIQQNNVRYNDEAFINFNWSTTKINTAVTTMTNAGRSPFDVFASWENIPYEDYNNHPGRVNFLLDANNKIKTSIGILGPDITLSAADGPEDFTNSHEGVLWVGPTLNPTDTSTRASTTKFPGMSSLIADKTPIVGTEFITHFTTGNGHKFYENGVITGKQNGWNNASLTDTLPTWRWIVNSNGSKLQPSIDYADAYWGGTSLKVNGNLESANPNHIKLYSTNLNINSNSKLSITYKTPLNATNMKIGLCFGTTYADNNFVFFDVPSGAANQWNTQEIDLSAHANKTAIAISLKFEAPSNTPNYSINIGRLAITTNTVTPTAIASSRFDEIMFHDYMNAEARIYWSKATNADFYEIHRVRANGTKEFVGATPNNAFYLTRFVRDSSETNFNYEITPVRYSGGKGPANILNFKWSEPIGTAQPIDNTTRVNLAYKKPVTSNVTSEPGQEVKNLVDGVITSSKWCVSSTRASVSNPHEATVDLGSPTQVGRWVVFNANCPGANEGTAMNTIDYKLKYSIDGINFTDADVVTGNTLDITDRNLTTPITARYVRLSVTNSDNSPWSATRVYELELYADNNYVKRTDAINPHKVTIKNNTGATDTVRFDNVPSGTTVKLYNSLTSQTVIAQKAPQVVNGTTQSFVEFTNLNFGATEGRLYYATYVAGTTESLRRSVPYYAETGTSISVNSSNSQLFHSIKGLQSGTPAGVLSITNMPEGAILKVFADASSLSPLLISAPANSQGTIRQERIPLVANGGTLYLEISATGYKTPTRIAYTYGAVTTLNDDNLY; this is encoded by the coding sequence ATGAACAGAAAAATTTTCAACAAAATCGTATCACTGTTCCTAATTGTAACACTCATCGCAAGTATGCCTCTATTTACGCCAAGTGTCCAAGCATCTACAATTCCACCTAGCAGACTTATACCCAACGATTCCTATGCACAAAGAGAAACTTTGCAACCTTTAGGGACATGTGTTCAAATTGATGAACTAAAAAATTGGAGCCCAGATAAAGACCCTGACGCAAGATACAACAAAGGCAGTATTCAACTTAAAAATCGAGTTACAGGTCCTTTAGTAAACCCATATGCTTCAACTAGCGCAAAAGTTATGGCTTTAAACAAAGTGACAAGTGAGTCCCAAGGAACCGAAACCGTTAACTCCTATGCATTTAATTATTTTCAATATCTTGATTCATTTAACTTTTGGGGTGGTTCAAAAGGTCGAGGGGTAATATCTATTCCTACTCCCGAAAGAATTGATGCTGCCCATAGAAATGGCGTTAAAGTAACCGGTACCATATTCTTACCTTGGGGTGATTCTGAATTTGTTACTGCTGCAATGACGCAACTTACGCAGAAAGACACTAGTGGTAAATATAGTATTGCAGATAAACTATTTGAAATTGCTCAATACTATGGCTTTGATGGCTATTTTATCAACCAAGAGTCCAGCATTAGTTCAACACTTGCAACAAAGTTTAGAGATATGTTGAAATACATCCAACAAAATAAACCAAGCAACTTTATTATGCAATGGTATGACTCCATGTTGCCTAACGGTTCAATTAGCTACCAAGATACCATTAACTCTAGCAATATTGGTATGATTCAGCAAAACAACGTTCGTTATAACGACGAAGCATTTATCAATTTTAACTGGAGCACAACTAAAATAAACACTGCTGTTACTACCATGACAAATGCAGGCAGAAGTCCTTTTGATGTATTCGCAAGTTGGGAAAACATCCCTTACGAAGATTATAATAATCATCCCGGCAGAGTGAATTTCTTGCTTGACGCTAATAATAAAATCAAGACTTCTATTGGTATCCTAGGCCCCGATATTACATTGTCTGCAGCAGATGGACCAGAAGACTTTACAAATTCACATGAAGGAGTATTGTGGGTTGGACCAACATTAAATCCTACAGATACATCTACAAGAGCAAGTACAACAAAGTTTCCCGGAATGTCTAGCTTGATCGCAGATAAAACTCCAATTGTTGGAACAGAGTTTATTACTCATTTCACCACCGGAAACGGGCATAAATTCTATGAAAACGGAGTGATTACCGGTAAACAAAACGGTTGGAATAATGCTTCATTAACTGATACTTTACCAACTTGGCGTTGGATTGTAAATAGCAACGGATCTAAACTTCAACCGTCTATTGACTATGCTGATGCATATTGGGGTGGTACTTCTTTAAAAGTCAATGGTAATTTAGAAAGTGCTAATCCAAACCACATAAAATTATACAGTACAAATTTAAATATCAACTCAAATTCTAAACTAAGCATCACTTATAAAACCCCATTAAATGCAACCAATATGAAAATTGGTTTATGCTTCGGTACCACCTATGCTGATAATAATTTCGTGTTTTTCGATGTTCCGAGCGGAGCTGCAAATCAATGGAACACTCAAGAAATTGATTTATCTGCACACGCAAATAAAACTGCTATTGCAATTTCCTTGAAATTTGAAGCACCAAGTAATACCCCAAATTATTCAATTAACATTGGTCGATTAGCGATTACAACCAATACGGTTACTCCTACAGCAATTGCCAGTTCAAGATTTGATGAAATAATGTTTCATGATTATATGAATGCCGAAGCAAGAATCTATTGGAGCAAAGCAACCAATGCTGACTTTTATGAAATTCACAGAGTAAGAGCGAATGGAACCAAAGAGTTCGTTGGAGCAACTCCAAATAACGCATTTTATTTAACTCGCTTTGTAAGAGATAGTTCTGAAACTAACTTTAATTATGAAATAACACCAGTTCGTTATTCAGGTGGAAAAGGCCCAGCAAACATTTTGAATTTTAAATGGTCTGAGCCTATAGGTACCGCACAGCCTATCGACAACACTACACGCGTAAACCTAGCTTATAAAAAACCGGTAACTTCTAATGTTACTTCTGAACCTGGCCAAGAGGTTAAGAATTTAGTTGATGGCGTTATCACTTCAAGTAAATGGTGCGTTTCTTCAACACGTGCATCCGTTTCTAACCCACACGAAGCAACAGTAGACTTAGGCAGTCCAACTCAAGTTGGAAGATGGGTAGTTTTCAACGCCAACTGTCCAGGAGCAAATGAAGGAACAGCAATGAATACTATTGATTATAAGTTGAAGTATTCAATTGATGGAATTAACTTTACTGATGCTGACGTAGTAACAGGAAACACACTTGATATTACGGATCGAAATTTAACTACACCTATTACAGCAAGATATGTTCGCTTATCGGTTACAAATTCTGATAACTCACCATGGTCTGCTACCCGTGTTTACGAATTAGAATTATATGCAGATAATAATTATGTAAAACGAACAGATGCAATTAACCCACATAAAGTAACAATAAAAAATAACACTGGTGCAACTGATACAGTTCGTTTTGACAATGTGCCAAGTGGAACAACCGTTAAGCTATATAATTCATTAACTTCACAAACAGTAATCGCACAAAAAGCACCTCAAGTAGTAAATGGAACGACTCAAAGTTTTGTTGAATTCACTAACTTGAATTTTGGAGCTACTGAGGGAAGATTATATTACGCAACATATGTAGCGGGTACAACAGAAAGCTTACGCCGAAGTGTACCTTACTATGCTGAAACGGGTACCTCTATTTCTGTAAATAGCTCAAACAGCCAACTCTTTCATTCAATAAAAGGTTTACAAAGCGGTACACCAGCTGGTGTTTTGAGTATTACAAATATGCCTGAAGGTGCTATTCTAAAAGTCTTTGCTGATGCGAGCTCTCTTTCTCCATTGTTAATTTCAGCTCCGGCAAATAGTCAAGGTACAATAAGACAAGAAAGAATACCGTTAGTTGCAAATGGCGGTACTTTATATCTTGAAATCTCTGCAACAGGATATAAAACTCCAACTCGTATTGCGTATACTTACGGTGCAGTAACAACCCTAAATGACGACAATCTATATTAA
- a CDS encoding glycoside hydrolase family 3 C-terminal domain-containing protein gives MKVTVNPFESVLSKAKELVEQMTLSEKASLCSGKDFWHTKGIERLGVKSLMLTDGPYGLRKQDGDSDHLGINNSVPATCFPAGVSTACSFDRDLLYEMGVAIGEECIQENVGIVLGPAANIKRSPLCGRNFEYISEDPLVTGEMAASFIKGVQSQNVGTSLKHYLANNQEKARLVSNSVVDERALREIYLCGFEIAVKKTQPWTLMCAYNKINGIYASDNKRMMTDIPREEWGFKGAIVTDWGAMNNRVEAVKAGLDLEMPAFNDATDKQIIEAVQEGELDKALVDICAMRMTAIALQAKKNKTKSYDANLHNELARRIARESAVLLKLGDALPANKKVNIALIGEFANTPRFQGAGSSRISPLRITSFIEALDTEKINYSFASGYKMDDDEPNDERIAEAVEVANKADVVFVFVGLPDRYESEGFDRTNLDMPKAHNKLVEKLAATGKKIVAVISTGGVVNIPWRDQVDSILLMNLCGQNSGYAAFDLLFGDYSPCGKLAETYPLSLADTPSINHFGTTGNIEYRESIYVGYRYYDKAQKQVMYPFGYGLSYTAFSYSDLIVSEKNISNSDTLTVNVMVTNTGKMLGKEIVQLYVEAPESTIFKPISELRDFAKVELQPNESKTISFTLDSRAFAYYNVNIKDWFVESGVYTIGIGASSRDIRLSDTVTIKSNQNGEIPDYRNSAPLYYNLISTESYDVPKEQFKVIYGGEIPAEHNIKPFTNNSTLGEIQSNWIGRIVNKKVNKMIDEMFRSDSDDLSKMIKSMVSDMPLRQFALLTKGELSPQKVDGLVSLLNGHLLRGASSLRK, from the coding sequence GTGAAAGTAACTGTGAATCCATTTGAAAGCGTTCTTTCCAAAGCAAAAGAGCTTGTTGAGCAGATGACTCTTTCCGAAAAAGCAAGTCTTTGTTCCGGAAAGGATTTTTGGCATACGAAAGGCATAGAGCGTCTTGGAGTGAAATCTTTGATGCTAACAGATGGCCCATATGGTTTACGCAAGCAGGACGGCGATTCAGATCATTTGGGTATTAACAACTCTGTTCCGGCAACTTGCTTCCCAGCTGGAGTATCTACTGCGTGTAGCTTTGATCGTGACTTGTTATATGAAATGGGAGTAGCTATAGGTGAGGAATGTATTCAGGAGAACGTTGGAATTGTTCTTGGACCGGCAGCAAACATCAAGCGTAGTCCTTTGTGCGGACGAAATTTCGAATATATATCCGAAGATCCACTTGTCACAGGAGAAATGGCAGCCTCTTTCATTAAAGGAGTGCAAAGTCAAAATGTCGGAACAAGCTTAAAGCATTATTTAGCTAATAACCAAGAAAAAGCACGACTTGTATCAAACTCAGTAGTTGATGAGCGTGCTTTAAGAGAAATATATCTTTGCGGTTTTGAAATTGCAGTAAAAAAAACACAGCCTTGGACTTTAATGTGTGCTTATAATAAAATAAATGGAATTTATGCATCTGACAATAAGCGTATGATGACCGATATTCCTCGTGAGGAATGGGGCTTTAAAGGAGCAATTGTAACGGATTGGGGAGCAATGAATAATCGTGTTGAAGCAGTGAAAGCAGGATTGGATTTAGAAATGCCTGCTTTTAATGATGCTACTGATAAACAAATTATCGAAGCAGTACAAGAGGGAGAGCTTGACAAAGCATTAGTAGATATTTGTGCGATGCGAATGACTGCAATAGCTTTACAAGCTAAAAAAAATAAAACAAAGTCATATGACGCAAACTTACATAATGAATTAGCTCGCAGAATTGCTCGAGAAAGTGCGGTTTTGTTAAAACTTGGTGATGCATTGCCTGCAAATAAAAAGGTAAATATTGCTTTAATTGGTGAGTTTGCAAATACTCCACGATTCCAAGGCGCAGGCAGTTCAAGAATTTCTCCGTTAAGAATAACATCTTTTATAGAAGCGTTAGATACCGAAAAAATCAACTATTCATTTGCCTCCGGCTACAAAATGGATGACGATGAGCCTAATGATGAACGAATTGCAGAGGCGGTTGAAGTAGCAAACAAAGCAGATGTCGTATTTGTATTTGTAGGCTTGCCTGATAGATATGAAAGTGAAGGCTTTGACCGCACAAACCTAGATATGCCCAAGGCACACAATAAGCTTGTAGAGAAACTGGCTGCGACCGGAAAGAAAATTGTTGCGGTTATCAGTACGGGTGGCGTTGTGAATATTCCGTGGAGAGATCAAGTGGATTCTATTTTGTTAATGAATCTATGTGGACAAAATAGTGGGTATGCGGCATTTGACTTGCTTTTTGGTGACTATTCACCTTGCGGAAAGCTTGCTGAAACATATCCGTTATCTTTAGCAGATACGCCGAGTATTAACCATTTCGGCACTACCGGAAACATAGAATATCGAGAGAGCATTTATGTTGGCTATCGTTATTATGATAAAGCACAAAAGCAAGTAATGTATCCTTTTGGATACGGACTTTCTTATACAGCTTTTTCTTATTCTGATTTAATAGTGAGTGAGAAGAATATTTCAAATTCAGATACTCTTACTGTAAATGTAATGGTAACCAATACCGGTAAAATGCTAGGAAAAGAAATTGTACAACTATATGTTGAAGCGCCTGAAAGTACAATCTTTAAGCCTATAAGCGAACTTAGAGACTTTGCAAAAGTTGAATTGCAGCCAAATGAAAGTAAAACCATATCTTTTACGCTTGATTCAAGGGCTTTTGCATATTACAATGTAAACATAAAGGATTGGTTTGTTGAAAGTGGAGTTTATACTATCGGCATTGGTGCATCTTCTCGTGATATACGATTATCTGATACTGTAACAATAAAAAGCAACCAAAATGGTGAAATTCCCGACTATCGTAATTCAGCACCTTTGTATTACAATTTAATTTCAACAGAATCTTATGATGTGCCAAAGGAGCAATTTAAAGTAATATACGGTGGCGAAATTCCTGCTGAACATAATATAAAACCTTTTACAAACAACTCAACATTAGGTGAAATTCAGTCAAATTGGATTGGCCGTATTGTTAATAAAAAAGTCAATAAGATGATAGATGAAATGTTCCGTTCCGATTCAGACGATCTTTCAAAAATGATTAAGAGTATGGTCAGTGATATGCCGTTACGCCAGTTTGCGTTATTAACAAAAGGTGAATTATCACCCCAAAAGGTCGATGGACTCGTAAGTTTATTGAATGGCCACTTATTACGTGGAGCTAGCAGCTTAAGAAAATAA